From Virgibacillus natechei, the proteins below share one genomic window:
- the ahpC gene encoding alkyl hydroperoxide reductase subunit C — MSQIGKELQPFKAQAYNSGNGEFIEITDEYLKGQWNIVCFYPADFSFVCPTELEDLQKQYATLKDLGVEVYSVSTDTHFVHKAWHDHSDAISTLEYIMIGDPSQTITRNFDVLDEEAGLAQRGTFIIDPDGVIQAAEINADGIGRDASTLVGKVKAAQYVRENPGEVCPANWEEGSETLKPSLDLVGKI; from the coding sequence ATGTCTCAAATTGGAAAAGAATTACAACCATTTAAAGCACAAGCTTACAATAGCGGTAACGGTGAGTTTATCGAGATTACCGACGAATACTTAAAAGGACAGTGGAATATCGTTTGCTTTTACCCTGCAGACTTTTCATTCGTGTGTCCTACTGAACTTGAAGATCTTCAAAAACAATACGCAACCCTGAAAGACCTTGGCGTTGAAGTGTATTCCGTTTCAACAGATACACATTTCGTCCATAAGGCATGGCACGATCACTCAGATGCTATTAGCACTCTCGAATATATTATGATCGGTGACCCTTCACAAACAATTACCCGTAATTTCGATGTACTGGATGAAGAAGCAGGTCTTGCACAACGCGGTACATTCATCATTGATCCGGATGGTGTTATACAAGCAGCTGAGATTAATGCAGACGGCATCGGCCGTGATGCAAGTACACTTGTCGGCAAGGTTAAAGCGGCACAGTATGTACGCGAGAACCCAGGCGAAGTTTGCCCAGCAAATTGGGAAGAAGGTTCCGAAACACTTAAACCAAGCCTTGATCTTGTAGGTAAAATTTAA
- the ahpF gene encoding alkyl hydroperoxide reductase subunit F yields the protein MLDKELKAQLEQYLQMMEGDVLLKVSAGSDDVSRDMTELVDELASMSSKIKVETTELERTPSFSVNRVGEDTGVTFAGIPLGHEFTSLVLALLQVSGRPPKVDQKLIDQIKNLEGKHHFESYISLTCQNCPEVVQALNIMSVLNPNISHTMIDGAAFKEEAESKNIMAVPTVFLNGESFGGGRMTTEEILAKMGSGPDASEFKDKDPYDVLVIGGGPASASAAIYAARKGIRTGIVAERFGGQVNDTAGIENFISVKRTEGPKFVASLEEHVKDYDIDVMNLQRAKRIEKKDMVEIELENGAVLKGKSVILSTGARWRQIGVPGEEEFRNKGVAYCPHCDGPLFEGKDVSVIGGGNSGIEAAIDLAGIVKHVTVLEFASELKADSVLQDRLFSLPNVTVLTNAQTKEITGKDNVNGITYTERDTGTEHHIELQGVFVQIGLLPNTSWLGDTVERNKFGEIIVDKNGATNVPGVFAAGDCTDDPNKQIIISMGSGANAALSSFDYLIRNQVKEPSLT from the coding sequence ATGCTAGATAAAGAATTGAAGGCACAATTAGAGCAATATCTTCAAATGATGGAAGGCGATGTGCTACTCAAAGTAAGTGCTGGGTCTGACGATGTTTCCCGTGACATGACGGAACTAGTAGATGAGCTAGCTAGCATGTCATCTAAAATTAAGGTGGAGACTACTGAGCTTGAAAGAACACCGAGCTTTAGTGTAAATCGAGTCGGAGAAGACACTGGAGTAACTTTTGCTGGTATCCCGCTTGGACATGAATTCACTTCATTAGTATTGGCTCTCTTGCAAGTAAGTGGTAGACCGCCTAAAGTTGACCAGAAGTTAATCGACCAAATTAAAAACCTGGAAGGTAAACATCACTTTGAATCTTATATCAGCCTGACTTGCCAGAACTGTCCGGAAGTTGTACAGGCACTGAATATCATGAGTGTTTTAAACCCTAACATTTCACATACAATGATTGACGGTGCGGCATTTAAAGAAGAGGCAGAAAGCAAAAACATCATGGCAGTACCGACTGTGTTCCTGAATGGGGAATCATTTGGCGGCGGCCGAATGACAACAGAAGAAATCCTTGCCAAGATGGGCAGTGGACCAGATGCTTCCGAGTTTAAAGATAAAGATCCGTATGATGTACTCGTTATCGGAGGCGGACCAGCGAGCGCAAGTGCTGCAATCTATGCAGCTCGTAAAGGCATTCGTACAGGCATTGTTGCTGAGCGCTTCGGCGGTCAAGTCAACGACACAGCAGGTATTGAAAACTTTATCAGTGTCAAGCGTACCGAAGGCCCTAAATTCGTAGCAAGCCTTGAGGAACATGTGAAAGACTATGACATTGACGTGATGAACTTGCAGCGCGCCAAGCGTATAGAGAAAAAGGATATGGTCGAAATTGAACTGGAAAACGGTGCCGTTCTAAAAGGAAAATCCGTTATCCTTTCAACAGGTGCTCGTTGGCGTCAAATTGGCGTTCCTGGTGAGGAAGAATTCAGGAATAAAGGTGTAGCATACTGTCCGCACTGTGATGGACCGTTGTTTGAAGGAAAAGACGTCTCTGTTATTGGTGGAGGAAATTCAGGTATTGAGGCAGCAATTGACCTTGCAGGAATTGTAAAGCATGTAACCGTTCTTGAATTTGCGTCAGAGTTAAAAGCTGACTCTGTACTGCAGGACCGCCTTTTCAGTCTACCGAATGTCACTGTCCTGACAAATGCACAGACAAAAGAAATTACCGGAAAAGACAACGTAAATGGTATCACTTATACAGAGCGTGATACAGGAACAGAACACCATATTGAATTACAAGGCGTATTTGTCCAGATCGGCCTTCTGCCAAATACAAGTTGGTTAGGCGACACCGTTGAACGAAACAAATTCGGTGAGATCATTGTCGATAAAAATGGCGCAACAAACGTGCCTGGCGTGTTTGCTGCAGGAGACTGTACCGATGATCCGAACAAACAGATCATTATTTCTATGGGATCCGGCGCAAATGCAGCTCTAAGTTCATTCGATTACCTCATCCGAAATCAAGTGAAAGAACCAAGCTTAACCTAA